The following DNA comes from Thermovirga sp..
CCCCGACCTGTTTTCCTCGTGGAGCAAGGACCCGTCCGCCACGGCTCCCCCCGGAGGGGAATGCTTCTCCGACCTCATCACCCGGGTCAGCCGCGCGTTGGAAGGGATCCTGTCCGGCGCAGGCGATAAACTGATCCTGGTCTGCCACGGGGGGACGATACGGGCCATCCTCTCCATATTGATAGGCATTCCTCCGGCAGCGGCCTGGAAGTTCCGGGCGGACAACTGTTCCATCACTGCCGTTGACCTGGCACCCGACAGAACGACGCTCCGCTACGTGAACGACACCCTTCACATCCGTGTCGGCAAGGATTACGCCGGCAGCCTTCCGTTGCTGTAGTGG
Coding sequences within:
- the cobC gene encoding alpha-ribazole phosphatase, which gives rise to MDTRKRRIILVRHGETEWNSAFRFQGRTDVPLAESGLAQADLLALRLAGARLDRVYTSPLARARQTASAIARMNERVKEVTAVDELSEMSFGGWEGLRLSEIRELHPDLFSSWSKDPSATAPPGGECFSDLITRVSRALEGILSGAGDKLILVCHGGTIRAILSILIGIPPAAAWKFRADNCSITAVDLAPDRTTLRYVNDTLHIRVGKDYAGSLPLL